A single genomic interval of bacterium harbors:
- a CDS encoding D-alanyl-D-alanine carboxypeptidase family protein — protein MGWLAFVLILGGCATPRPKPSAALPAPGSGPITEQPPAFPTPPPLTDRQILGLDHPPGLVQDPASGQKAQGPVLEYFWKLKEKAKKDGWDLILVSGFRSFYHQRQIWNHYDRLYKKSENLDQKARVRAVMTLVSIPGLSRHQWGTDLDISEASLRGQLENVNPGTPSRVIAFYRWMEDNAPDFGFCKTYQGKRGAVRDEPWHWSFVPFAKVYEAHIKGLGDYHLIMSDRVADVDYLMRYFPQLMAAEMKSISDDCSKGNTGPDGR, from the coding sequence TTGGGGTGGCTGGCTTTCGTCCTCATCCTGGGGGGGTGCGCCACCCCCCGTCCGAAACCATCGGCCGCTCTCCCCGCACCCGGGTCCGGACCCATAACCGAGCAACCACCCGCCTTCCCCACCCCGCCGCCCCTGACCGACCGGCAGATCCTGGGCTTGGACCATCCTCCCGGACTGGTCCAGGACCCGGCGAGCGGGCAAAAGGCCCAGGGACCCGTCCTGGAATATTTCTGGAAGCTCAAGGAAAAGGCCAAGAAGGACGGCTGGGACCTCATCCTGGTCTCCGGTTTCCGGTCCTTCTATCACCAGCGCCAGATCTGGAACCACTACGACCGTCTTTATAAGAAGTCGGAGAACTTGGACCAGAAGGCCCGGGTCAGGGCCGTCATGACCCTGGTCTCGATCCCCGGCCTTTCCCGGCACCAATGGGGAACGGACCTGGACATCTCGGAGGCTTCCCTGCGGGGCCAGTTGGAGAACGTGAACCCCGGGACACCCAGCCGGGTGATCGCCTTCTACCGCTGGATGGAGGATAACGCGCCCGACTTCGGTTTTTGCAAGACCTACCAGGGAAAACGGGGCGCGGTGCGGGACGAGCCCTGGCATTGGAGCTTCGTGCCTTTCGCCAAGGTCTATGAGGCCCATATCAAGGGATTGGGCGACTACCATTTGATCATGAGCGACCGCGTGGCCGATGTGGACTACCTGATGCGGTATTTTCCCCAGTTGATGGCGGCCGAAATGAAGTCCATCAGCGATGACTGTTCGAAGGGAAACACCGGCCCGGACGGCCGCTGA
- a CDS encoding 2,3-diphosphoglycerate-dependent phosphoglycerate mutase, with protein sequence MPTLVLVRHGQSQWNLENKFTGWVDVPLTELGEQEAHRAGRHLKGMKFDIAFTSDLQRAQKTLAVILDEIGQAGLTTVKDKALNERHYGALQGLDKAQTAAKYGEDQVKIWRRSYDVPPPKDQDGFSESLKDTAARTLPYFDEKIVPYLQKGKNVLVAAHGNSLRSIVMHLEHLTKEQVLELNLDTAVPRVYELDKDLKILSSKDLK encoded by the coding sequence ATGCCGACTCTCGTTCTGGTGCGACACGGACAATCACAATGGAATCTGGAGAACAAGTTCACCGGCTGGGTGGACGTTCCCCTGACCGAACTGGGCGAGCAGGAGGCCCACCGCGCCGGCCGGCACCTGAAGGGCATGAAATTCGACATCGCCTTCACCTCGGACCTCCAGCGGGCCCAGAAGACCCTGGCCGTCATCCTGGATGAGATCGGCCAGGCCGGCCTCACCACCGTGAAGGACAAGGCCCTCAACGAACGGCACTACGGCGCCCTGCAGGGCTTGGACAAGGCCCAGACCGCGGCCAAATACGGCGAGGACCAGGTCAAGATCTGGCGGCGCAGCTACGACGTGCCGCCCCCGAAGGACCAGGATGGTTTTTCCGAGTCCCTGAAGGACACCGCCGCCCGCACCCTCCCCTATTTCGACGAGAAGATCGTCCCCTATCTCCAGAAGGGCAAGAACGTGCTGGTGGCCGCCCACGGCAATTCCCTGCGGTCCATCGTGATGCACTTGGAGCATTTGACCAAGGAACAGGTCCTGGAACTGAACCTGGACACCGCCGTGCCCCGGGTCTATGAGCTGGACAAGGACCTCAAGATCCTTTCGTCCAAGGACCTGAAATAA
- the ribD gene encoding bifunctional diaminohydroxyphosphoribosylaminopyrimidine deaminase/5-amino-6-(5-phosphoribosylamino)uracil reductase RibD, which yields MTALQYMKRALHLAGTRARYVSPNPRVGAVLVRGGRIVGEGVTQPYGGPHAEIMALRRAGSRARGATLYVTLEPCSHYGKTPPCANAILDAGVRRVVAATGDPNPKVAGKGFRLLRAAGIGVQVGPAAPEAIELNQAFFFSHAQGRPWVTLKAGTSLDGRIAGVTGRSRWITNKVSRQKAHLLRSRADAILVGSGTLLEDDPSLTVRLPGWRRKDGWPLRIVLDSRLRIPLKARVLKGPAGTVLFAAPQAPQAKQRTLESLGARVFRVPSRGKMLSLKAILALLQGLEVRSLLVEGGGAVHASFLEEGLADELHLFVAPKVIGGKAPSWAGGKGVTDPNLAVRLKGLEVEPLAGDLWVHGTF from the coding sequence ATGACCGCCCTCCAATATATGAAGCGCGCCCTGCATCTGGCCGGAACCCGGGCCCGCTATGTCTCGCCCAATCCGCGCGTGGGCGCGGTGCTGGTTCGCGGCGGCCGTATCGTGGGGGAAGGGGTGACCCAACCCTATGGTGGCCCACACGCCGAGATCATGGCCCTGCGACGGGCGGGATCCCGCGCGCGGGGCGCCACCCTTTATGTGACCTTGGAACCCTGCTCCCATTACGGCAAGACCCCGCCCTGCGCCAACGCGATCCTCGACGCCGGTGTCCGCCGGGTGGTGGCCGCCACGGGCGATCCCAACCCCAAGGTCGCCGGGAAGGGCTTCCGTCTGTTGAGGGCGGCCGGGATCGGCGTCCAGGTGGGGCCCGCGGCGCCCGAGGCGATCGAGCTCAACCAGGCTTTCTTCTTCAGCCACGCCCAAGGCCGTCCCTGGGTCACCCTCAAGGCCGGGACCAGCCTGGACGGACGCATCGCCGGGGTGACCGGCAGATCCCGTTGGATCACGAACAAGGTCTCCCGGCAAAAGGCCCATCTCCTGCGGTCCCGGGCGGACGCCATCCTGGTCGGTTCGGGCACCCTCCTGGAAGACGACCCTTCCTTGACGGTCCGCCTGCCGGGCTGGCGCCGGAAGGACGGATGGCCCCTCCGGATCGTTCTGGATTCCCGTTTGCGCATCCCCCTCAAGGCCCGGGTGCTGAAGGGTCCCGCGGGAACGGTCCTTTTCGCCGCGCCCCAAGCGCCCCAGGCGAAACAAAGGACCTTGGAGTCGCTGGGTGCCCGAGTTTTTCGGGTGCCTTCCCGTGGAAAGATGTTATCGTTGAAGGCTATTTTGGCCTTGCTGCAGGGGCTGGAGGTCCGGTCCCTTTTGGTGGAGGGGGGCGGGGCGGTCCATGCGTCCTTCCTCGAAGAGGGGCTGGCCGACGAGCTTCATTTGTTCGTGGCCCCCAAGGTGATCGGGGGAAAGGCGCCCTCCTGGGCCGGGGGAAAGGGTGTAACGGACCCCAACCTGGCGGTCCGGCTCAAGGGGCTCGAAGTCGAGCCACTGGCAGGAGACCTTTGGGTCCATGGGACCTTTTGA
- a CDS encoding riboflavin synthase, translating to MFTGLIQEMGRVLRVQRTPDLLTLTLEAPKTAPALKVGDSLAVNGCCLTVVEVATPRLVFQLVPETLQRTALGGLKEGDRVNLEPPLTASAALGGHFVQGHVDGVGTLTKLEPFEGGARLGIRLPKGFARYVVEKGSIALDGVSLTVAAVKGDEVEVALIPHTLKETVFQFRKAGDGVQVEVDLLAKYVERLTGAYGPAGGKA from the coding sequence ATGTTCACGGGTTTGATCCAAGAGATGGGGCGGGTCCTGCGGGTCCAACGGACCCCGGACCTTTTGACCCTCACGCTGGAGGCCCCCAAGACGGCCCCGGCTCTGAAGGTGGGGGACAGCCTGGCGGTCAATGGATGCTGTTTGACCGTTGTGGAGGTAGCTACGCCCCGATTGGTCTTCCAACTGGTCCCGGAGACCCTGCAACGCACCGCTTTGGGGGGCCTGAAGGAAGGCGACCGGGTCAATCTCGAACCGCCCCTGACGGCCTCCGCCGCGCTCGGCGGCCATTTCGTCCAAGGGCATGTGGACGGAGTGGGCACCCTGACGAAACTCGAGCCTTTCGAGGGCGGGGCCCGCTTGGGGATCCGGCTCCCGAAGGGATTCGCCCGCTATGTGGTGGAAAAGGGGAGCATCGCCCTGGATGGGGTCAGCCTGACCGTGGCCGCCGTGAAGGGGGATGAGGTCGAGGTCGCCCTCATCCCCCACACCTTGAAGGAGACCGTCTTCCAGTTCCGGAAGGCCGGCGACGGTGTGCAGGTGGAGGTGGACCTCTTGGCGAAATACGTGGAACGCCTCACCGGCGCCTATGGCCCGGCCGGAGGGAAGGCATGA
- a CDS encoding YaaR family protein — MSMKIEKVGDGGAPEKPSSISELFAPALTERMKQVGDPVLRAELSNLIVEVEEKGKKLLAGKGRREFENYKRSVKKFMDKVVASSFKLEEKHGHKKDGKFVVYLTMQKVDGALDILGQMLLAGQQDPMRLIAALDEIRGMLLDTYL, encoded by the coding sequence ATGAGCATGAAGATCGAAAAGGTCGGCGACGGCGGCGCTCCCGAGAAGCCGTCCTCCATTTCCGAGCTCTTCGCTCCCGCGTTGACCGAACGCATGAAACAGGTCGGGGACCCGGTCTTGAGGGCCGAGCTCTCCAACCTTATCGTTGAGGTCGAGGAGAAGGGCAAAAAGCTCCTGGCGGGCAAGGGCCGCCGGGAGTTCGAGAACTACAAGCGCTCGGTCAAGAAGTTCATGGACAAGGTGGTGGCCAGTTCCTTCAAGCTGGAGGAGAAGCACGGCCACAAGAAGGATGGCAAGTTCGTGGTCTACCTGACCATGCAGAAGGTGGACGGGGCCCTGGACATCCTGGGGCAGATGCTCCTGGCGGGCCAGCAGGACCCCATGCGCCTCATCGCCGCCCTGGACGAGATCCGGGGCATGTTGTTGGACACTTATCTTTAA
- a CDS encoding bifunctional 3,4-dihydroxy-2-butanone-4-phosphate synthase/GTP cyclohydrolase II produces the protein MEFERIEKAVADIRAGKMVVVVDDETRENEGDLVMAAEKATPEAVNFMAKEGRGLICVPMLGEDLDRLGLSMMVTEQQDNFRTAFTVSVDARQGVTTGISAPDRARTIQVMMDPASRPADLVKPGHIFPLRYRVGGVLRRAGHTEAAIDLVQLAGLKPAGVICEIMRDDGTMARLEDLQLIAQKHGLTLITIAELIRFRRQKEKLVRKVLEVPLPTETGPWRVHVYRAQTEDDDSLALVKGDLKGGPVLVRVHSECLTGDVFGSLRCDCGEQLHAAMAQIEKEGRGVILYMRQEGRGIGLFNKLKAYRLQDEGLDTVEANEKLGFPADLRDYGIGAQILVDLGIKDLRLLTNNPKKIVGLEGYGLHVVERVPIEVKPNPSNERYLDVKRLKLGHFLGKKTDQK, from the coding sequence ATGGAATTTGAACGCATCGAAAAGGCCGTCGCCGACATCCGCGCCGGCAAGATGGTCGTGGTGGTGGATGACGAGACCCGCGAGAACGAGGGCGACCTGGTCATGGCCGCCGAGAAAGCCACGCCCGAAGCCGTGAACTTCATGGCCAAGGAAGGCCGGGGGCTCATCTGCGTGCCCATGCTGGGGGAGGACCTGGACCGGCTGGGGCTTTCCATGATGGTCACCGAACAACAGGACAATTTCCGCACCGCCTTCACCGTTTCCGTGGACGCGCGCCAGGGCGTCACGACGGGCATTTCGGCGCCCGACCGGGCCCGCACCATCCAGGTGATGATGGACCCGGCTTCCCGTCCCGCGGACCTGGTGAAGCCCGGCCATATCTTCCCGCTCCGCTACCGCGTCGGCGGGGTCCTGCGTCGGGCCGGGCACACCGAGGCCGCCATCGACCTGGTCCAGTTGGCGGGTTTGAAGCCCGCGGGCGTCATCTGCGAGATCATGCGCGACGACGGCACCATGGCCCGCCTGGAGGACCTGCAGCTCATCGCCCAAAAGCACGGGCTCACCCTCATCACCATCGCCGAACTCATCCGCTTCCGCCGCCAGAAGGAAAAACTGGTCCGCAAGGTCCTGGAAGTGCCCCTGCCCACCGAGACCGGCCCATGGAGGGTCCATGTCTATCGGGCCCAGACCGAGGACGACGACAGCCTGGCCCTGGTGAAGGGCGACCTGAAGGGCGGTCCGGTGTTGGTGCGGGTCCATTCCGAATGCCTGACCGGCGACGTCTTCGGGTCCCTGCGCTGCGATTGCGGGGAACAACTGCACGCGGCCATGGCCCAGATCGAAAAGGAGGGTCGGGGCGTGATCCTCTACATGCGCCAGGAAGGGCGCGGCATCGGGCTCTTCAATAAGTTGAAGGCCTACCGTCTCCAGGACGAGGGATTGGACACGGTGGAAGCCAATGAGAAGCTCGGGTTCCCGGCGGACCTGCGGGACTACGGCATCGGCGCCCAGATCCTGGTGGACCTGGGGATCAAGGACCTCCGCCTGTTGACCAACAATCCCAAGAAGATCGTGGGCCTGGAGGGCTACGGGCTCCACGTGGTCGAACGTGTTCCCATTGAGGTTAAACCCAATCCCTCGAACGAGAGATACCTGGACGTGAAACGTTTGAAGCTCGGCCACTTTCTCGGGAAAAAAACCGACCAAAAGTAG
- the ribH gene encoding 6,7-dimethyl-8-ribityllumazine synthase, with protein MKVIEGKPEGKGARIAVVVSRFNDLIGQRLLKGALETLKARGVAEGDIEVAWVPGAWEIPVVAARMAAQGKFNGVIALGAIVRGETTHHEHIGSEVSAALRGLTERYGLPVAFGVLTTEDLDQALARAGEHSDNKGAEAALHLLETLSVLGQLS; from the coding sequence TTGAAAGTCATCGAAGGAAAGCCCGAAGGGAAGGGCGCGAGGATCGCGGTGGTCGTGAGCCGCTTCAACGACCTGATCGGCCAGCGCCTGCTCAAGGGCGCCCTGGAGACCTTGAAGGCCCGGGGCGTGGCCGAGGGCGATATCGAGGTGGCCTGGGTGCCGGGCGCCTGGGAGATCCCGGTGGTGGCGGCCCGGATGGCGGCCCAGGGGAAGTTCAACGGCGTGATCGCGTTGGGCGCCATTGTGCGGGGCGAGACCACCCACCACGAGCATATCGGTTCCGAGGTCTCGGCGGCCTTGAGGGGATTGACGGAGCGCTACGGTCTTCCGGTGGCCTTCGGGGTCCTCACCACCGAGGACCTGGACCAGGCCCTGGCCCGGGCGGGGGAGCATAGCGACAACAAGGGGGCGGAAGCCGCCCTTCATTTATTGGAGACCCTTTCGGTCCTGGGGCAATTGTCATGA
- the nusB gene encoding transcription antitermination factor NusB, with the protein MGVKRRSRELALQMLFQMDMGTVQMKDLEENFLPQASAPELAKVLSLQMVRATWDKLADIDKRLRGLAENWDLARMAAVDRNILRLAAYEILYEKEVPKSVAINEAIEIVKRFSTDESSKFVNGILDKLEKPA; encoded by the coding sequence ATGGGCGTGAAACGACGCAGCCGTGAATTGGCGTTGCAGATGCTTTTCCAGATGGACATGGGAACGGTCCAGATGAAGGACCTGGAGGAGAACTTCCTACCCCAGGCCAGCGCCCCCGAACTGGCCAAGGTGCTGTCCCTGCAGATGGTGCGGGCCACCTGGGACAAACTGGCCGACATCGACAAGCGCCTGCGGGGATTGGCCGAGAACTGGGACCTGGCCCGGATGGCCGCCGTGGACCGCAATATCCTGCGGTTGGCGGCCTATGAGATCCTTTATGAGAAGGAAGTGCCCAAGTCGGTGGCCATCAACGAGGCCATCGAGATCGTGAAGCGTTTCAGCACCGACGAGTCGAGCAAATTCGTGAACGGCATCTTGGACAAATTGGAGAAACCGGCCTAA
- a CDS encoding metallophosphoesterase family protein — MRYGLFSDVHSNLEAMTAVAKSMKDAGVVQTLCGGDFVGYYADPNATIDLIRSLDCWKSVMGNHDAGLLGLTSLDKFNKPAAEAILWTRGRITPANRQFLQGLRLREEIGEIQLVHSSPLQSEEWHYLTAQEDLERNFRYFQGFICFFGHVHKPFIAEQKKDGSVRIIEDADYQLDPECRYLVNVGSVGQPRDGSPKTCWVLYDSTAKTLSIKRLDYDFETTAKKTLDAGLPEYLAQRLKTGK, encoded by the coding sequence ATGCGATACGGGCTCTTTTCCGACGTTCACAGTAATCTCGAGGCCATGACGGCCGTCGCCAAGTCCATGAAGGACGCGGGCGTCGTCCAGACCCTTTGCGGCGGGGACTTCGTCGGTTATTACGCCGACCCCAACGCGACCATCGATCTCATCCGGTCCCTCGACTGCTGGAAATCGGTCATGGGCAACCACGATGCCGGGCTCCTGGGCCTCACCTCCCTCGACAAGTTCAACAAACCCGCCGCCGAGGCCATCCTTTGGACCCGGGGCCGCATCACCCCCGCGAACCGGCAGTTCCTCCAGGGCCTGCGCCTGCGCGAGGAGATCGGCGAGATCCAATTGGTGCATTCCTCGCCGCTCCAGAGCGAGGAGTGGCATTACCTCACCGCCCAGGAGGACCTGGAACGCAACTTCCGCTATTTCCAGGGCTTCATCTGTTTCTTCGGCCACGTCCACAAACCCTTCATCGCCGAACAAAAGAAGGACGGGTCGGTGAGGATCATCGAGGACGCGGACTACCAATTGGATCCGGAATGCCGCTACCTGGTGAACGTGGGGTCCGTGGGCCAACCCCGGGACGGCAGCCCCAAGACCTGCTGGGTGCTCTACGATTCCACCGCCAAGACCCTCTCCATCAAGCGGCTCGACTACGACTTCGAGACCACCGCCAAGAAGACCCTCGACGCCGGGCTTCCCGAATATCTCGCCCAGCGGTTGAAGACGGGAAAATAA
- the ligA gene encoding NAD-dependent DNA ligase LigA translates to MTMKKDGAPQAVQKRVEKLRETIRHHDKLYYDQASPEITDFEYDRLYRELKDLEAQYPSLKTQDSPTQTVFETTGKHFKTLPHRVPMLSLDNTYSLEELKEFDERVQKGLGGEKYKYVCELKIDGVSIELIYEKGKLTHAITRGDGEKGDDVIANVRNIKGLPATLKGSGYPDRLEIRGEVFFTRKDFEAINEEREDAGLPLFANPRNTAAGTLKTVDPEEAAKKPLRILLYYVFSPGQLPFDTQAESLAWLKKMGFPEDEHHRLAKTIDEVHDYCEEYQAKRDKIGFDCDGVVLKIDDYAQREKLGTTSKIPRWAIAFKFAAQKAETTLKDITLQVGRTGAITPVAELEPVQLEGTTVSRATLHNQDEIERKDLRVGDRVLVEKGGLVIPKVLQSFPEKRTGKERRFKMPAECPVCSSKLVKEEEEAVWRCENLACPAQVERRIQHFCSRDAMDIRGAGPAVVKQLLEEKLINDYADLYKLKPKDVADLERKAEKSAQNLIGQIEDSRGRTLGRLLFALGIRHVGVHVAEILAARYRDIWEVGEASEEELTATDGIGPIVAHSIAAFFAQKANLKVIGKLEAGGVNLRRLKEEEPSGEQPFLGKTFVFTGELKGYSRSEAEKLVKKLGAKASGSVSKVTSYVVAGEAAGSKLKKAKELGVEVMDEAAFEKMVKKYK, encoded by the coding sequence ATGACCATGAAGAAAGATGGGGCTCCCCAAGCCGTTCAAAAACGCGTCGAGAAGCTCCGGGAGACCATCCGGCATCACGATAAGCTCTACTACGACCAGGCAAGCCCCGAGATCACCGACTTCGAGTATGACCGCCTCTACCGGGAACTGAAGGACCTGGAGGCCCAATACCCCTCCCTCAAGACCCAGGATTCCCCTACCCAAACGGTCTTCGAGACCACCGGCAAGCACTTCAAGACCCTGCCCCATCGGGTGCCCATGCTGTCCCTGGACAACACCTATTCCCTGGAAGAACTGAAGGAATTCGACGAGCGGGTCCAAAAGGGCCTGGGCGGCGAGAAGTACAAGTATGTTTGCGAACTCAAGATCGACGGGGTCTCCATCGAACTCATCTATGAGAAGGGGAAGCTCACCCACGCCATCACCCGGGGCGACGGGGAAAAGGGCGACGACGTCATCGCCAATGTGCGCAATATCAAGGGCCTGCCCGCGACCCTGAAGGGGTCCGGCTATCCCGACCGCTTGGAGATCCGGGGCGAGGTCTTCTTCACCCGGAAGGATTTCGAGGCCATCAACGAGGAACGGGAGGACGCGGGACTGCCCCTTTTCGCCAATCCCCGGAACACCGCGGCGGGCACCCTCAAGACCGTGGACCCGGAAGAAGCGGCCAAGAAGCCCCTGCGCATCCTCCTTTATTACGTCTTCTCGCCCGGCCAACTGCCCTTCGATACCCAGGCCGAGAGCCTGGCCTGGCTCAAGAAGATGGGTTTCCCCGAGGATGAGCATCACCGCCTCGCCAAGACCATCGACGAGGTCCACGACTACTGCGAGGAATACCAGGCCAAACGCGACAAGATCGGCTTCGACTGCGACGGGGTGGTGCTGAAGATCGACGACTACGCCCAACGGGAGAAGCTGGGCACCACCTCCAAGATCCCGCGCTGGGCCATCGCCTTCAAGTTCGCCGCCCAGAAGGCCGAGACCACCCTCAAGGACATCACCCTGCAGGTGGGCCGCACCGGGGCCATCACGCCCGTGGCCGAACTGGAACCGGTCCAGCTGGAAGGGACCACCGTCTCCCGGGCCACCCTCCATAACCAGGACGAGATCGAGCGCAAGGACCTCAGGGTCGGCGACCGGGTGCTGGTGGAAAAGGGCGGCCTGGTCATCCCGAAGGTCCTTCAGTCCTTCCCGGAAAAGCGCACGGGCAAGGAACGCCGTTTCAAGATGCCCGCCGAATGCCCGGTCTGTTCCTCCAAGCTCGTCAAGGAGGAGGAAGAGGCGGTCTGGCGCTGCGAGAACCTGGCCTGCCCGGCCCAGGTGGAGCGCCGCATCCAGCATTTCTGCTCCCGCGACGCCATGGACATCCGGGGCGCGGGACCGGCGGTGGTGAAACAGCTCCTGGAGGAGAAGCTCATCAACGACTATGCCGACCTCTACAAGCTCAAGCCCAAGGACGTGGCTGACCTGGAACGCAAGGCCGAGAAGTCGGCCCAGAACCTCATCGGCCAGATCGAGGACAGCCGGGGGCGAACCCTGGGGCGGCTCCTCTTCGCGCTGGGCATCCGGCACGTGGGCGTGCATGTGGCGGAGATCTTGGCCGCCCGCTACCGGGACATCTGGGAGGTGGGCGAGGCCTCCGAGGAGGAATTGACCGCCACCGACGGCATCGGCCCCATCGTGGCCCATTCCATCGCGGCCTTCTTCGCCCAGAAGGCCAACCTCAAGGTCATCGGTAAATTGGAGGCCGGGGGGGTGAACCTGCGGCGTCTGAAGGAGGAGGAACCCTCCGGCGAACAGCCCTTCCTGGGCAAGACCTTCGTCTTTACCGGGGAACTCAAGGGCTATTCCCGCTCCGAAGCCGAGAAACTGGTGAAAAAACTGGGGGCCAAGGCTTCCGGTTCGGTCTCCAAGGTGACATCCTATGTGGTGGCGGGGGAAGCGGCCGGGTCCAAGCTCAAGAAGGCCAAGGAACTGGGCGTGGAGGTGATGGACGAGGCGGCCTTCGAAAAGATGGTCAAGAAATATAAATAA